The bacterium DNA segment TACAACATATTAACAAGGAGGAAATAAAATGCCTATCAGTCTCCGATTAAACCCAACCCTTGAAGAGAGGGTTAATCAAGCAGCTAACATACTGCACACTACCAAAACAGAGGTCATCAAATACTCATTAGAAGATTATCTTCCAAAAATCTTAGAAACTGATAAACACTATCCCTATCAACATTATCAAAAACTTCAACCCTTTATCCCAGGAAGTGGAGATGGTTCTCTTTCTACCGCAGACAGGGATAAGATATTTCAACACAAACATCCTCTTATCTGAGAATCTGGTTTATCTATGCCCTTCAATCCGCAATCCAAAATCATACCAATGCCTCTATCTGCGCCCATATTTCCTCATCAGTAAAATGCTGAATAGTAATTGCCTGCTGTGGGCAGGAAGCGCCGCAGACTCCGCATCCTTTACAGGAAGCGGCAATATTTTGTGCCCTCCGTCCCTTTTCTTTTAAGAGCAATTCCATAGCCGAAGATGAACATAGGGAAACACACAGCCCACAGCCAATACATTTATCTTCATCTACGAGCGGCGTCATAGGGGAAACAGTAACCTTGCCTTGGGCTAAAACCGTAATGGCTCGTGAGGCGGCGGCTTTTGCCTGCTCAATAGATTCATCCAATGGTTTAGGGTAATGAGCCAGACCAGCTACAAATACACCATCAGTAGCAAACTCTACCGGCCTGAGTTTCATATGCGCCTCTAAAAAGAACCCATCGCTATTGAGCGGCACCTTAAATTGCTGGGCCAAATCCTTAGCTGGATTGGCAACAATGGCTGGGGCTAAAACTACAAGGTTAGCCGAAAGTTTTATATCTGCCTGCAAAATCGGGTCAAAAACCCTTATTTCTAATCCTGACTTCTGACTTTTGACTTCTGGCTTCTTATCCTCAGTATACCGAATAAAAATAACCCCTTTTGAGCGTGCCTGGTGATAGAGATTTTCATTAAAGCCATAAGTTCTAACATCACGACAAAACACATAGATATCCATATCCGGATTTTGTTCCTTGAGTGATAGTGCCTTCTCTACGGTATGACTACAACAAACCTTACTGCAATATTGCCTTTCGCTGTCACGGGAGCCGACACACTGAATAAAAACTATGGAATTGGGAATTGGGAATTCGGACTTTAGTTTTTCATCGAATTCCTGGGAGGTCATAACCCGGTCATCTTGACCATATAGATATTCGGTTGGTGTGTATGCCTGAGCTCCAACAGCAATAATCGCTACCCCGTACTCTATCTTTCTATTTTCTGAGTCAGGGCACCTGCTTGCAGGTTGTCTAATTTCTGATTTAAAGTTGCCTACAAAGCCAGATACACTCTCAATCTCTGAATTCAGACAAACTGTAATATGGCTATGATTGGTTACCTTTTCAATCAGACTCTTCAGATAGACAGCAACCTCCTGTCTCTGGAAGTTATGTTGTAATTTAAGTGCCTGACCACCCAATTTATCTGATTTTTCAATCAAGGTGGCTTTAAATCCCTGTTCAGCTAAAGACAGGGCTGACTCCATCCCTGCTACACCACCGCCAATAATCAGGGCATCCTGATTTATCAATAGACTTGTTTCCTGTAAAGGTGTAAGTTTACCTACCCTGACTACAGATGCCCGAATCTGGTCTTTTGCCTTTGCGGTAGCGGCATCAGGCTCATTTTGGTGCACCCAGGAGCATTGGTCACGGATATTAGCCATCTCAAAAAGGTATTTGTTTAAGCCTGCCTCCCGGCAAGTATCCATAAAAAGCGGTTCATGAGTTCTGGGTGAACAGGAGGCAACCACTACCCGGTTTAATCTCTTTTCAATAATAACCTTTTTTATCTTTTCCTGGGTATCCTGAGAGCAGACATAGAGGTTATTCTCAGCATGGACAACCCCTGGCAACCCGGCGGCATAATTTCGAACAGATTCAACATCCACCACCCCGGCGATATTAATCCCGCAGTGGCAGACCCAGACACCAATTTTGGGTGTCTCACCGGCAACATCTCTCTCACCAGGAAATTTCTTTGCTCTGACTAATGTTCCCCGTGCCTCAGTTAGGATACTGCCTGCCTGACTGGCGGCAGCACTTGCCTCCATCACTGAATAAGGAATATCCTTTGGTCCCTGCAATACCCCACAGACAAAGATGCCCTCCCTGGAGGTATCAACCGGCGAAAATCCATCTGTCTGACAGAAATTATGCTCATTAAGCTTAAGACCAAGCCTTTTAGCTAACTCCACCACATCCTTGCCAGGCTCAATGCCGACCGAAAGCACTACCATATCAAATTCTTCTTCGCAAATATTTCCCTTCTCATCTGAAAAGACAAGCCTTAATCTCTCTCCTTCGTCCCCTACCGGATCAACAGTATGAATACGGGAACGGATAAATCGAACCCCATGCTCCTCTTTTGCCCGATTGTAGTATTTCTCAAACTCCTTACCATAAGTGCGGACATCCATAAAAAATATGGCAGTATCAAGGGGATGGTCACTATGCTCTTTGGCAATAACCGCCTGTTTGATGGCATACATACAGCACACAGATGAACAATAGGTATTGTCACAGCGGTTTTTGTCCCTGGAGCCAACACACTGTAACCAGGCAATCTTTTTGGGATGTTTCTTGTCTGATGGTTTGAGCAGATGACCTCCATGAGGTCCAGAAGCACTCAAGAATCGCTCAAACTCTATGCTAGTCACCACATTGAGGTATTTCTTATAGCCGTAAGTATCATACACAGTCGAGTCAAAGGGTTTGAATCCAGAAGCAATTATAATAGAGCCAACATTGATGCTTACCTTATCTTCCTTTTGCTCAAAGTCTATGGCTTTAGCCTCACAAAACTTCTCACAAAGACCACATTTCTTGCCTTTAGCTAAACGAAGGCAGTTCTTATCATCAATGACATATTTTAACGGCACAGCCTGTGGATATTTAACATAAATTGCCTTACGGATAGAAAGTCCCATATCAAATTCATTTGGCATCTTAGTTGGACACTTTTCCGAACAAACGCCACAGCCAACACACTTATCCCAATCAACATATTTGGGATGTTTCACCACAGTTACCGTAAAGTTACCTGGTTTTCCAATAACACTCTCAACCTCGGATAAGGTAAGGAGTTCAATATTAAGGTTTTTACCGCATTCCACCAGTTTTGGCGCTAAGATACACATCGAACAATCGTTGGTAGGAAAGGTCTTATCGAGTTGTGCCATCACGCCGCCAATAGCGGGTGATTTTTCAACCAAGTAAACATAGTAGCCTGAATTCGCCAGATCCAGCGAAGCCTGAACCCCAGTAATCCCACCCCCAATTACCATCACCGCCCCAACCGGCTTTTTTGATAACTTATTGTTATTCATAACGATACTCCATCTTTTCCCAGAAATTTTAATTTTGGCATCAGTTTTCGTAGCCCAGGATTCTATCCTGGCTTATCCGCTCTCTTTCTATAAGCCAACATAGAATGTTGGGCTACATCCTTGCCCTATAAGTTCCATAATTAGAATTGTTGCCTTTTTTACTTTTCTATTGACAATGAAAACAGGATATGCTATAATTTTGTTGAGGTGAAGATATTATGCACGCAACTAAAACTAAGGATGGTTTTTTTATCCCAAAAGATCAATTTAAAGAGTTTGATAATTTAGAGATTATCTCTCAGAGTAATCTCATCATTATTAAACCTAAGAGTCTTACTGATAAAACTAAAGGGATTATCCCACCCTTTAAAAAGCCAATCTCTGAAATAATCCATGATGAGGAGTGGCAATGGTCTACAGATTAAGCCAATATAACCAAAAAGAACAAATCTTCATAGATACCTCAATCTTCATTGCTCATTTCTCCTCTGATCCTCAGATAGGTTCTGAATGTTCTTCTTTTCTGAATAAAGTCGAAAAACGAAAAATAAAAGCATTTATCAATCCTCTTGTCTTAAATGAAGTCTCATTTATTCTATTAAAACAAAAGGCATCTGTTATTCTAAAAACAGACAGACATTACAAAATATTAGAAACACTTAGGAGTGATCCTATTCTCTTTCAGGAATCCATTAAGTCAGTGGACTTAGCTGTTAAATACATTCAATCTCTCACAAAACTTAATGCAATTAACATCTGCAGCTTTGACTATGCTACATTCTTATCAGCCCATAAATTATCTTCCCAATATAACTTGCTGCCTCGAGATGCATCCTATTTAGCAACTATGTTTGCAAATAATTTACAAAACATAGCTACTACTGATCCAGACTTTGAGAAGATCAAGGATATTAATACCTGGATGCCGTATATCCCTTAATAGGTGAACTATCTTCCGCAAGATAAACCTTAAATCCGGACTCTGCCAGATCAAGGGATGCCTGTATTCCGGCAATACCCCCGCCAACTACCATAACTGAACCAACGACATCTTTTCTTGATTTAGCTTGTTCATTACTCATAACAATACTCCCTTTATTGACTTTAAAAAAACGCACAAATCTGAATATATACATTTTGTATATATTGGATTTGAATAAATATACCACATATAGAAATATTTGTCAAGAATTTTTTCTTGACAATTTTATACATATATACTATACTAAATTTAGCAGGTTCTTAATAAGTCGAATTTTCCCGATTTGTGTGGTGAGGTGTTTAAGTAGTTTTTAAAAGATGCGAGTAAGGTTAAGTTAACCATAGAGGTTGGATTATTTCCATTGCCTGGCTTGAAATTTTATAACTATAGGGATGGTAGAAGGTAATAATTATGAGGCTTACAACAAAAGGTAGATATGGCTTAAGAGTTATGATAGATATGTCTCTTCACGAAGGTGATGAATGGCTTTCTGTAAACGATATTTCAAAGAGACAGAACATATCCTTTCCGTATGTAGAGCAGCTGGTTGTGCAGTTAAAGAAGGCTGGCCTGGTAGAGAGTATCCGAGGGCCTCAGGGTGGTTATCGCCTCTCTAAACCAGCTTCAGAAATCAGTGCTGGCGAGGTAATCCGAATAGTTGAGGGACCACTTGAGATTGTTCACTGTGCAGGTAAGACTAAAGAAGAATGTGAACGGAGTGGCAAATGTGCTACCCAAATTCTCTGGACAAAAATCAGCCAACAGATGGCTCAGATACTGGACAACATCTCCCTCAAAGAATTGGCTAAGTGGGAAAAGGAATTGAAAGAGAAAACGGGTTAAATCACAAAATCGTAACCGTTCAGGTATAGCTAAAAAATTCAAGATGCGACCCTTTGAGAATTTTAAAACACTTGCTATCGGCTGGATTTTAACACCAGGACGCAAGACTATTACTAGGATGATTCAATCAGCCGGTGCGACCTCCAAGAAACACCATATATTGAACTGATAGGAAATTGCTTTTTGGAGAGAGCGTTGCGTAGGACTTAAAGCTATATCTATGGTCCCAGGCATTGCTTTACCTCATTTCTTGCCATCTTTTTGTATTTCTTGACATTTTGGAGTCCCAAAAGACAACCCAGAGGGTCATTAACCAGTCGATATAGTAGTTATTATTCAAAACTTTACTTAGAATTAAATACTCGTAACTACTCGTAGTGAATTAACAAGTTATGCGTGAACCATTACTACACTATGTCAAATTAGTGCTATAACTCTCTATATTTTTAGACAATTAGGGATGGTTCCTTTTATCGTTTTTCCTATGATTTTTGTTGGAAATTGGAAATTAGAAATTGGGCTTTTGTCTCTCTCCCTAATTTCCAATTTCCAATTTCTAATTTCAGCGTTTAAGTGAACAAATAGTTATCTTCACACCTCATAACTGAGGGATTACCAGAATTTCTCTCTTTTACCTCCACCTTAATTTCCCACCGATAACTGATCTATTACCATATAATCCTCAGAATGTCAGGTACTTTTTTGCAAAAAAAATTAAAAATTAGTTGCATAAATTAAGATTATGGTATATAATCTTAGGAAGAAGGGAAAAAAGAGGATTGCAGAGAGAAGTTTTATGCCTAACAAAACAATGAACCTGACAGAGCAGGTTATTTTATCGTTAGACTAAAAGAGATTAAACCATGAAGGGCAGGGAGAACACAAAGTGAAATTTGATGAAATATCTAGTGAAGTTAGCAAATATTAGAGTTGGCTTGTTGATAAATTTCAATGTGGAAAGATTGAAAGAAGGCATAAAGAGATTTGTTCTGTCCAATCTTCGTGTCCTTCGTGCTCTTCGTGGTGAATAGTTACAATAAATGAAAATAAAAGGTAACTGTTCACCGCACAGACACAGAGACGCAGAGAAAAACACACCCCTAACCCTTCTTAAGAGGGGAAAATCTATGGACGAGACGCAACAAATCTGCCTTGTCTGCTGAACATTCGGTAAGCAGGTCCTATGTATTTCAATAACTGCACCAATAATCTTTTCTGTTATCTGATTTATTTTTATGTCTTCTCTGTTCCTCTGCGTCTCTGCGGTAAAGGACTACCTGAACGATTACGAATTTTTAGTGTTTTATCTGAATTACCAATTACCTGATTTTTCTACCGGAGGGAAGAACTATGCCCGAAAAGTTGTTGCTCGGTCAAATATTGGTAGAGGAAGGAGTCCTAACGAAAGAACAACTCCATCAGGCATTGTTAGAGCAAAAGAAGTCTAACAAAAGATTAGGAAGAATATTGGTTGATTTGGGGTTTCTATCAGAAGAAATAATAATAGACCATTTAACTCATCAAATCACGGATATTTTGGAAGAATGTGAGGATATTACTTCTCATTTAGTCCGGAAATCACACGAGTTAATTAGAGAAAAACCCATAATTTATAAAAAAACTCTATTTATTGAGGATGATTCTAAAAAAGAAATTTATAAACGATTATTTGCAGGAAGGGAAAAGCTAAATGAAGCAAAAGCACTATTTAGAAAAGGGATGTATGAAGAAGTAGTGATAAATGTCTATCATGCAATGTATCATCTAAGTCAGATAATACATCGATTGCAAGAACCTCATCATCATTTTGACTTAGCCCTAAAAACAGGAATAAAATCTGTCTTTACAGGCCGAACAGGAACCTCGCAAGTTGAACGACGCAGTATTTTTACGGATAGTTTTAGAAAAGAAATTAATCCAGAGGCAAGACATCAGGCAAAAACGATTATCAAGGATGGTGAATCTTATTTAAAAAGAGTAGAAGAATCCCTCCGCCAGCGCAAAGGAATTAAAATCTAAGGAAAAACCGTTATGATTAACTTAACCTGGGTCAAAGAAAGATTAGTTATTTTCCTGTTGATTATTTTGATATTCCTTCCACCAACATTCCTTTTAGGGGGATATACATTTTATTCCTTGACCTTAATTGAATCTTTAGTCATTCTTACAGGTTTAATCGGATTTTCAGGGAAAATAAAGATAATTAAATCCTGTGTCCATCTACCTGTCTTATTTTTTATGTCATCTGCGGTTCTATCTACAATCAATTCTCATTATTTAAGAGGAAGTTGGGAAGAAATAACTAAATTAGCCTGCTGTTTAATTTTCTTTTTAATGCTCGGAAATTACCTCTCAACACACTTAAAATTATTTGTCTCTACTTTGGTATTGACGACATTAGTTGTCGTATCTTTAACTTTGAATCAGTTCTTGATTCATATCCCCAAATCCTTAATTGAGAGACTCTACTATCCTTTAGGCAATCCCAATCTTTTAGCCGGCTTTCTGGTAATAACTATCCCTTTGATGGTAAGATTATTTTTTATCGTAAGATTTAGATTTTTGTTCGGGCTACTCCTATTATTTTCTTTCATCACCTTATATTTTACCTCTTCAAGAGGGGGTGTTTTGGGGGTAATTGGGGCATTGTTTTTCCTATTTTTTATAAAAAGGCAAAATAGACGACGGTATGGATTTATTTTGCTCTCAGGTTTATTTATTGTGATAGTTGGAGTTATTATTTACAACCTTTTTTCCCCATCACATTGGCTGGGGACACATTCAATTTTCCAGAGATTCTACATCTGGAAATATTCCTGTCAGATGTTTTTAGACCATTTTATTCTGGGTGTTGGTCCAGGTGCATACGCAAATGTCTTTTTTGATTATAGACAGGATGTTCCCTGGCATTACCATTCTCATAACATCTTTATTCAATATGCTTGTGAAATGGGAATAATTGGTTTGTTAAGTTTTATCTGGCTATTAGTGACTTTATTTATGGAAGGGTTTAAGACCAGAGTTGAGGAAAATACCTATGAAAAAGCAGTTAGAGAAGGCTTGCTGGCAAGTCTAATTGGGCTTCTCATTCATAATCAGAGCGATTATCTATTCTGGATACCGGTATTTCAGCTATATTTCTGGCTGATACTGGGCATATTGACCTTCAGGCAAGGGAAAGAATATATCTCTCCTAATACTTATTGGTTAACAGGCATCATTATAATCTTCTGTTTTTTTTGTGTTTTTAGACCATTTTCAGGTTATGTATTTTTTAATCAAGGGGTGATTCTGGCGGATAAAGGGAGATGGGAAGCGGCAAAACTAAAGTTTGAAAAAGCGGCTGCATTTGATTTTTATCATCCAGTTTATCATGCCCATCTTGCCACAAGTTACACCAAAATTCAACCAGCATCTTTAAATCTGGCAATTAAAGAATATGAAATAGCCAGTTCACTTGATAATTCAAAGGCGTATTTAAAAAAGGAAAAGACACTTTGCTGGAAATTGTATAGACGAAGAGCTATTGG contains these protein-coding regions:
- a CDS encoding Rrf2 family transcriptional regulator — protein: MRLTTKGRYGLRVMIDMSLHEGDEWLSVNDISKRQNISFPYVEQLVVQLKKAGLVESIRGPQGGYRLSKPASEISAGEVIRIVEGPLEIVHCAGKTKEECERSGKCATQILWTKISQQMAQILDNISLKELAKWEKELKEKTG
- a CDS encoding FAD-binding protein yields the protein MSNEQAKSRKDVVGSVMVVGGGIAGIQASLDLAESGFKVYLAEDSSPIKGYTASRY
- a CDS encoding CoB--CoM heterodisulfide reductase iron-sulfur subunit A family protein is translated as MNNNKLSKKPVGAVMVIGGGITGVQASLDLANSGYYVYLVEKSPAIGGVMAQLDKTFPTNDCSMCILAPKLVECGKNLNIELLTLSEVESVIGKPGNFTVTVVKHPKYVDWDKCVGCGVCSEKCPTKMPNEFDMGLSIRKAIYVKYPQAVPLKYVIDDKNCLRLAKGKKCGLCEKFCEAKAIDFEQKEDKVSINVGSIIIASGFKPFDSTVYDTYGYKKYLNVVTSIEFERFLSASGPHGGHLLKPSDKKHPKKIAWLQCVGSRDKNRCDNTYCSSVCCMYAIKQAVIAKEHSDHPLDTAIFFMDVRTYGKEFEKYYNRAKEEHGVRFIRSRIHTVDPVGDEGERLRLVFSDEKGNICEEEFDMVVLSVGIEPGKDVVELAKRLGLKLNEHNFCQTDGFSPVDTSREGIFVCGVLQGPKDIPYSVMEASAAASQAGSILTEARGTLVRAKKFPGERDVAGETPKIGVWVCHCGINIAGVVDVESVRNYAAGLPGVVHAENNLYVCSQDTQEKIKKVIIEKRLNRVVVASCSPRTHEPLFMDTCREAGLNKYLFEMANIRDQCSWVHQNEPDAATAKAKDQIRASVVRVGKLTPLQETSLLINQDALIIGGGVAGMESALSLAEQGFKATLIEKSDKLGGQALKLQHNFQRQEVAVYLKSLIEKVTNHSHITVCLNSEIESVSGFVGNFKSEIRQPASRCPDSENRKIEYGVAIIAVGAQAYTPTEYLYGQDDRVMTSQEFDEKLKSEFPIPNSIVFIQCVGSRDSERQYCSKVCCSHTVEKALSLKEQNPDMDIYVFCRDVRTYGFNENLYHQARSKGVIFIRYTEDKKPEVKSQKSGLEIRVFDPILQADIKLSANLVVLAPAIVANPAKDLAQQFKVPLNSDGFFLEAHMKLRPVEFATDGVFVAGLAHYPKPLDESIEQAKAAASRAITVLAQGKVTVSPMTPLVDEDKCIGCGLCVSLCSSSAMELLLKEKGRRAQNIAASCKGCGVCGASCPQQAITIQHFTDEEIWAQIEALV
- a CDS encoding O-antigen ligase family protein yields the protein MINLTWVKERLVIFLLIILIFLPPTFLLGGYTFYSLTLIESLVILTGLIGFSGKIKIIKSCVHLPVLFFMSSAVLSTINSHYLRGSWEEITKLACCLIFFLMLGNYLSTHLKLFVSTLVLTTLVVVSLTLNQFLIHIPKSLIERLYYPLGNPNLLAGFLVITIPLMVRLFFIVRFRFLFGLLLLFSFITLYFTSSRGGVLGVIGALFFLFFIKRQNRRRYGFILLSGLFIVIVGVIIYNLFSPSHWLGTHSIFQRFYIWKYSCQMFLDHFILGVGPGAYANVFFDYRQDVPWHYHSHNIFIQYACEMGIIGLLSFIWLLVTLFMEGFKTRVEENTYEKAVREGLLASLIGLLIHNQSDYLFWIPVFQLYFWLILGILTFRQGKEYISPNTYWLTGIIIIFCFFCVFRPFSGYVFFNQGVILADKGRWEAAKLKFEKAAAFDFYHPVYHAHLATSYTKIQPASLNLAIKEYEIASSLDNSKAYLKKEKTLCWKLYRRRAIGSK
- a CDS encoding type II toxin-antitoxin system VapC family toxin, which produces MVYRLSQYNQKEQIFIDTSIFIAHFSSDPQIGSECSSFLNKVEKRKIKAFINPLVLNEVSFILLKQKASVILKTDRHYKILETLRSDPILFQESIKSVDLAVKYIQSLTKLNAINICSFDYATFLSAHKLSSQYNLLPRDASYLATMFANNLQNIATTDPDFEKIKDINTWMPYIP